A genomic segment from Spinacia oleracea cultivar Varoflay chromosome 3, BTI_SOV_V1, whole genome shotgun sequence encodes:
- the LOC130469764 gene encoding uncharacterized protein: MTIEEEVEVPPFPHRQLKNNLDKQFGKFLEVVKHLQVTVPFTELITQVPAYAKYIKDILTRKRAFSEVETVAFTEECSALLQNKSPPKLKDPGSFSIPCNIGNLFIDKALCDLGASVSVMPLSVCTKLNMGDLKVTNITLQMADRSVKYPLGVLEDVPVRVGKFFIPVDFVVLDMEEDRQIPIILGRPFLHTAGAIIDVKNGKLTLNVGDDKVTFNLTHVAKSPMVEES; encoded by the exons ATGACTATTGAGGAAGAGGTTGAAGTACCT cccttccctcatcgtcagctaaagaacaacctagacaagcagtttggtaagttcttagaagtggtaaaacatctgcaggtaacggtccctttcactgaattaattactcaagtacctgcatatgctaaatacataaaagacatcttgactaggaagagagcatttagtgaggtggagactgttgcatttactgaagagtgcagtgccttactacaaaataagtctccacccaagttgaaggaccccgggagtttctctatcccgtgtaatattggcaacctttttattgacaaagccttatgtgatttaggtgccagtgttagtgtcatgcccctgtctgtatgtactaagttgaacatgggtgatttaaaagttaccaacataactctgcaaatggctgatagatctgtaaaataccccctaggtgttctagaagatgtgcctgttagagtaggtaaattttttatccctgttgattttgttgtgttggacatggaagaggacaggcagattcctattattttaggtcgacctttcctacacactgcgggggcaatcatagatgtcaagaatggcaagctgaccttaaatgtgggggatgacaaggttactttcaatttaacccatgttgctaagagccctatggtagaggagtca